AGTGATTGAGAGGCATAGCGGTCATGTGGTGAGTTGCACCCGTATCCGGATACCAATTCGGATCAGCAGCAAAATGGGCTCCTGCAAAAGGTGCAGTAGTAGATGGCCCAGGAAATCGATGGGGACACTGATGCAGCCCATGTTGGTTGGTATGGCAATTGGGACACCACGTTGGAGCTGGGCCGAGAAGCCCATTTGATGGAGAGGGGCGCACAGCCCAAGCAGGAGATGTAAATGGCCCTAGAGAGGGCACGGGCATCTGTTGCGCAGGAAAGGAAGCCGCAATCTGAGATGGACGACCACGGTAGGAGCGCCCACTGTTGGAGCGACCGTTTCTGGGAAAATTTCTGCCAGTGTGGGAGCGATTGTCACGACGGGAAGAAACTTGGCTTTGATGATAGAGAGCAGTGACCGGAGTGGAATCAGAGGGGCGAGATTGAGAAGCGTCAAAGGAAAGAATCCGGGCACGCAGCTCTGTAAAGTCAGGGAGAGGAGATTTCTGCGTGAGAGCAGTACGAAGCATGAGATAGTCAGGACCAAGGCCATGGAGGGTTGCAAGTACCAAGTCTTCATCCGGAACAGGTTTGTTGATGGAGGACAAGGAATCAGCAATAGATTTGGCATGGCGAAGATAATCATCAACGGATTGGGTTCCTTTGTGAAGATCAAGTAGCTGCAATTTTAGATTGGCAGCGCTAGCCACAGAGCGCTGAGAGAAATGGCGAGCAAGACAATCCCATATGTCTTTGGCAGTTTCGAAACCAATGGTGAGTTGGGCAATATTTTCAGTTAACGTTGTAGTGAGAATACTGACAATGAGCTGATCCTGTTGAAACCATTTTGTATATTCAGGGTTGGGAATTGGAGTGGCTTGTTGAGTGTCAGAGGGAGTGGACATGATGGTGGGTGCAGGTGCAGATTTGGAGCCATCAATATAGCCCCAAAGATTATTGCCATTGAGGAATGGTTTGAGTTGACGAAGCCAAACCAAATAGTTGGTTTCGGTGAGTTTGATGAAGTTGGAGGTGTTGGGAGAGGGAGCAGAGGAAGGGGTGAGGGCAGCCATAGGATCGAGACAGAGGAGAAGGATCAGGTAAGAACCAAAACTACTGATACCATGTAGAAAGTGATTTTCCTTAAGTTGATGTTTACAATTGTACACATATATAGCAGTAGTAAGCTGCTGTTACAATGCAGGCAATAAACTATATTTACAGCTAGAATAAAAACTGATAAGCAATTATAGCTCAGTATCAAAACAGCCTATGAACAAATCAATGGAGAAGAATTAGATGACTTGATTTCAGGAGAAGATTTAGTCTCTCTAACACTTCTCCATTACTAGTGATGCCAACTGCAGCTAATCTAATGGTGCGCTCATTAGCCACAGTAATGGGAGTGACACGAATTCTCCCTGAACTACGGTCAGCCTGGATTGCTGTTCTTATAACTTCAAGTTGAATTACGGGTTCATCAGCTATCAAAGCAATTGATGAGGTAGGAATGCTACATATAAGAGACAACGACACGTCAGCCACGTACTGCAGGCATAGGATGGTCATCCCCAACAGATTACCACAAACAATACTATAGGTTCCAAGCATCTCACGTGAAACTCTGTACAGACTCCTATAGGTCTCAGATAACCGTTTCACACAAGCACCATCATCAATGTGACCATGTTCTTTATTTAAGATCTCCACAGTTTCCACAAACTCAACACCATTTTTCCACTGTTCGAGACCACCAAGAAGCATGACATCCAGATGCGTTCCAGGGACAAGGCACATCTTATCCAACTTTACCAATGGATTATCAGTTTCTAGCTGTTAAGAgtcaaataaaaaaagtaaCCACCATAATGATTTCCATCACCAGCCTGACGACCATTCAGTGGTGGATATGCCGCAATAAGTGAAGATGATTTTAAGACAATAGGTCCATGAAAAGAGCTTTCAAAGTTGTGATATTCATTAGGCAATGTAGCATGAAAAGTAGCTCCACCAGAAGCGGAAGCATATAAATCTGCCCATGAACATGGAGAACCATAACTTGATGTATGGAACTCAGCATTCCCAACATGTGTAAATTagatgcccccccccccccccctttgaCAATGATGACAGGCCCACTCTCTACTTTCCACTTTATCAAGGAACTGAATGCATCACATCTATAAAGGTAGGCACCATTTGATGCTTTCGTTGTTACAGCAGCGTCATTGACCCTTGTATCTTCAACTATGGCATTTGTTACCCCTAGGCTCAATGCGTTTGTCATAGAGTCAACATGAGCAACTGAAGAGTTTGATGAAACCATTGATGATGTGGAGACGGTCAAGTTAGCACTTGAGCCTTGTTCACACGAATAACTTTCAGATTATAACGAACAGCAGCGCCAACGAGGACAAGTACAGGTGAGGGAGGATCAAGTGACATGGCTTCTGCTACAGTCAGGACAATCTTATCAGCCATGTGCTTGTATTGTGGCTCAAGCAAATGCACAGAAACAGTCTCATGCCCAATTTCGATTCCTTTTACAACATACATGTCAGAGAATACACCACTATCTTCAAGTTTTATTTGGACATCTAGGTCTCCACACAATACTCAGGGGAGAGTCCTTAAGAGGAACATGAACAAGGTGATGCAGTGGTTCATTGGTTTCTAGCTGCCACATGAATTGCAATCCCACCAGTGACGAAAACACATTTTCTTCATTATCAAAGGCATGGACTTGAAGAGTGGCAAGCCCATCTAAGTCGAGTTTAACAGAACTAAGAAATATCTGGATTCTGGAAAGTTTGTCAATAAAAACTTTGCACCGAATCACGACTCCATGCCAGTATTTTCGTCGGTAGCATAAACAGCAGTCTCCTTCCTACCACTATAAGAAGCAACTGATCTCGACCGCGCACTAGTTGAGTAGTGACTAGATGAATTATATTCAGGCAGAACAGAGAGAATATCATGATGATCCCATGACCGTTTGAAACAAAAATTCAGCTTATGTGCAAATATAATTTCTCAACATTTATTCAAGAATAAAACAAGAAATACAAAGAGGGTGACCAAACCAAAGAGGTTTGGAAAAGCAATATTTACCGAAAGCTAAAAATTAGAAAGATACTCGCACACTTGCATGTTATTGATCAATAACAATAGGTAAACAAAGGTTTAATCTACTAAAACTTAAACACCAAAACTAGATCCTCACTCAAACTCAAATTTCGCTCTTAACTGATTTAAGAGTAATAGCCATTGGTTAGTATAATCAAGTCTCAGAACATATCATGCCGCACTGTTCCTGTTTCCAACTTTGGCAACAAAACCAGCTTTAATAGGAGCAACTGATCGCGAAGCACAACACCACTCGCATATAAGATGGTACTTGGGCCGATTTTCTTTCGAAAGTCGAGTGTCTGTACGTCTGCATGCGAAGCAAATCACATATTGATTGACATATTTCCGCAAGATTGCTCCGAACTTCTTAGGCAAAAATCTTCCCTTCACAACTAACCTCAGCTGTTCATCAAGCGATCCACTCGTGTCCAATTCCGCAAGCATGAAACTCATTACATGATCCGGCTCCCTAACCATAGCCCTACAGTACTCCATGAAATTGACAAGAACAGTTTTTTTCTTGGACCCTTCAAGAACTTGAGGAGGAGTCAGAACTAGACCACTCTTTTCTCCATCGTCAAGCTTCGTGGAATTTCCGCTACAGTTGTCCTGTTGTTGCAGAGCAATTGCCAATTGCAGATCGGAATTTATATCGAAGCCTGCTGAAGCTGCACTATCAATGCTGGCAAGGTAGTCGGCAGTGGTCCAATTTTCATGTGATTGGTTATCAACTTTAAATTCCTTGAAATTGCCAGTCATGAACAATGTATCTCCATTCACCTCATTAAGCTTTTCCCACACCAAATCATGCTGATTCAGATAACCCTGATCAGTTGCCAAAAGATAAACTTCTCCATTGATCTTAAACATGGTACTGAAGTGGTTGTTTCGAAAGAAAACACAGAGCTCCTGCTCTTTAAGGCCATCTTGTAAGCAGAAAAGGCCATAGTAAGTCAATTGACTAgcattgttcttcaaaaaaGTCCTGATCAATTCCCCTTGTTGTACAGACAGTTCTGACTGATGAGAATTACTGCATTCAGGATCACCCACTGAAGTTGAAAGCTCACCCATAGACATTTGTAAGGCCATTAACaactctgcttcttcttcacGGTCTCCTGCTTTAATTACCTTTGGTTCATCAGAAGAAGCTGAATGTGGAGACTCAACAAGATATCTAGTTTTAGAAAGGCTTGGGGAAGGTACACCAAGTGTTGCAGTCATACTTTGTGTTTCCATTGCAACAAGCTCCCCCATAAGAGTATTATAGGACTTGGACTCAATTGCATTAGCAGTCTCATTTAGCACGGGATCAACTATCCAGCCATGATATAGTGGGATGTCTAGCAGATCAAATATTGCACGTTCTGGAGTAGACTCAAAATCACTTATCCTTGTGAATTTTATGTCGACGTTGATTCCGGTTGCAAGGCGAGGGAGTAGATCGATAGCATCGGCAACAGCATCTTTATTATCAATAGAATCAATTAATCTTTCAGCAACGAGTGTGAGTAACTTTTCTTGAGAGACTTCTGTAGTGTCTGCACTCAAGTTCAGGTTGTTTCTCAGGGAGAGAACATTACAGATGGCGAGGAGAGGGCAGGGGCCATTGTCGTTCTGGAGGACGATAGGGGCAGTGCGGTCCAAGAATTGAATGAGCTTGGTCTTGTAAAGACAGTCCTTCACTGACTGTGGCTGCTGTGGTGGTTCCTCAGACGATGAAGCCATGGCTGTAATCCCAAAATTGATTACATGCGCTTTTTTGGTGAGAGAAAGAGATAGAAcaagagagagagtttctgagAATGACAGAACATGCAAAGTTAAATAGGCACACTCCTATACTTGACGCACAAGTAATTAATCAATCCTTTATTCACAAGGAATCGTGGTGCCTTCACAATTGGATGCGATGTATTTTAGGAATAGGATCTTTTCTCCTGGGATCGTTTTATTCTTTTCAAGAGTAAAATCTTTTTCATGTATGAGACTGAAATCAATGACCGTGGTAATGGAGTTAAGAGAGTAGTAAATATTTATATCCGGTACTTTTATGTACGAGGTATATAATATAGATAAGTGTATTTAGAGTATGTTTAGCATACTCTTTATTTTTGCTcgttagctattttagagagcatgtttagttttttatctattttaataGCTGCATCAGACTActaagtgactctctattataatttttagctatctcgctcttaAATATAGAAAGTGAGAtaagactctctataatttaaaatattcattttgagttattttatgtaatttataaatacatttacactatttaatatttctttaaaaaataatataaattcaaaattaactaaaatagagagcactgatacagacgtacttctaaagtggctagccaaaatgacattttagctactttagctaaaattggctagcattgctaaagatactcTTATATACTAAATAAATTAGTTCGATCCAGAGGTAGTGACACCATAAATTGGTGAACTAGTTTGGGACTACTCTACCTTTGTATCGaactaatttttaatttttaattttttacctTAAAGTATCAGTTCATTAATATAAGTGAGACTTTGCTAAAACATGGTACAATTTTAATCTTCACTCCATTGGCATCCAAGAGATCATCAAAGATACAGCAATGATTCAGCCTCGTAAGCTTTCCTACTACTCTCCCCTTCTTTTTCCGCCCTCTTCTTCGCCCTTGCCAGACACCTTGTTGCTCCACCCATCCGTACGTCTATCcttcaaaaccctaaccctagattTATCTTCTGATTTCTGCTCAGTATTTATAGCTCCTAGGCGGGCTTAAATTGGACCGcctttagaaatttttttgttaGTCTAAGCCCAACAGGTTACCTCTGCACTTTCAGCTTCacactatttatttatttcaataTCTTCAATCCTCCCCGAGTCCCCGTCTACCTAGGTTATCTTGTACCTACGTACTCTGCAACTCCTTTGTTTATGCTCGATATCAGTGGCGGATCTACTAACAACAGCCCAACCCATACTTTTAAAATATGGATCCGGATCCTCTCCTAACCCAACAATCTACCTAAGCTTTTAATCACGTAATGACAAGTGTAAAAACAACATCTAATGGTCCACAATAGCCCCACGTAGTGATTGACATCAAAAACCAATACACAAGACCTTGCCtgttcactctctctctctcttctaatCTTTAATCTCCTTAGCTCTTTGATGGACCAAATCTAACTTTATTTTACTTCCACTCTGTTCCACTTCGGTTCAAATTTTTATGGtctttgttaaattcttgacTCGTCTTTATGGGTTTTAGTGGTTGAaaatttttcttcttggattggTTAGGAATCTGTTACCAAGATCGCGGATAGTTGCGGTACGGGTACGCGAAACGCCATTCTCTATAGTACGTGGTACAATAGGATATATTAgttaaaaatttaattaaaaataaattacatatgataaatataattatgaaaaaaaaattaataaatagatAATCATATTAGATATTACATATTAGAGGTAATTAGGAATTATAATATAACTTTTTGACGTAAATAACCCTTATACATGTACTATGAAAACTACATCAATGTGAAAGGGTAAACAAGTAAAATTAGATATCAGAGGTAATTAGGAATTAGGATAGAAAATATtctattcttcttttttatcaGAAATTCGGAATAGTATAATGAAATCTCTTCACAAAAACGAAAAGAggataaactaaaaaaaaaaagctcagcATCATCGGAGCCCTGATCAAGAACACCACCGATGAAGGTCTGATAATAATTCAATGCTTCCATAATTCCATGGTTTCCTTTGAAATCTGTTGGGGATTATTTGAATCTTTTCAGCGAAAGCGAATCATGATTCGATGCTTTCATAGATCTAGAATCTAGATCGTCTGATCAAGAACACCGACGAACTGACGAAGTCTTGATCACTGGTCTTGATTCTTGAAGACTTGACCGTGCACTCCGTCGCGACGATGCAGTACGCCGCCCTCATGGCCTCCAGGCTTCGTGGATATTTTCGGTGAGTGAAACCCAGAACTGATGCGCTGAGACAATGGGATCGCTGGAGTTATCGATTTGGATCGCGTTGCGGATCGGGCGATTGGGATCGCGGGTCACCGGCAAACCCAGCGATCCTGGCATCACTAGGATTCAATTGATGGGATTCCAGACATATGGCCAAAACCCAGACTGATCATCAATTCCACAGAACATCTTGTTCAAGCTTTCTTCTTTGACCATGCGGCGGCGGTCAATCTTCTGATAGCATTGGAGTTGCTCAGGCCTTGATGATGGGTTTTGAGGAAAGATTTGTTGTATTCCCTCCCAAAGGCCTTATAGTACGGAgagaagaaacaataaaaaaagaacGAAAGTGAGGAAGACAAGTATATAGAGAAGCAACAATTTAGCTACAgacagaataaaattcaaaaatatgagaaaaaaaaatcatgtaaGCTTGTTGCATTAATTACCGTTGGATCTCATTATAGCCACGTGGCGTTACCTCCTTCAAAGCTTAAGTAGATTGTTGGGTTAGAAGAGGATCCGGATCCTTAAAATATAATATGTACCATATAGTAAATCTTTTGTCCAAGGAGCATAAgctttagagcaactccaacagcttccctataatttttgtattatagagaagcaaaagtcaaacctttaggctatttttcttctccaactctgacagattccctagtttaaagtaatctataaaatctccatattattctttaaaattttggagtttggtgTAAacatagggaatttggttttctctctcctcactttctctaaaatagagatagttatagggaatctgttggaacaaaagaggcttatttttccctaaagtagataaaaatcaaaatatagggaatctgttggagttgctcttagttcGTAACTTGGTACGTACTTCCCACATATTACTCCAATATTTCCCTTTACCACATATTGGTCATAAGACTCTTAGCAACTGAGTTCTTTAATTACCATCAGAAATTTGCTCTAGATTTTGCTCTTATCGTTGAGTCTGATTGCATACAAGCTGTATCTCTAGTAAACAAGAATGAGGACTGTTAAGCAGCTGATTGAGATATTGTCTCTGAGATTAGGAGTCTTCTTACTTTGCATATGGAGTTCCCAGTACGTTCTTATTTTTCATGTGTACATGGAAAATTCCTTATATTCCTTATGTATTGGAACCCCAAAAACAACAACCGTCTAGCTAGATCTAGAGGTTTCCTTTGtttcccaatcttcaaaattcctcaatattttgtttttaatgttCAAGCTGTCATTTTCGATTAATACCTCAAACAACTCTTGATTCTGAACACAATGACCATTGTAAACCAAGCAGATAGGCAAACAAGACCAATGGATATAGAGAACCATAATGAAACAGATCAATAAGTCATCCTCTCTTACAAAAGCAAGTTTGGAAagcaaaccaaaatgaatacagaAATTACATTCACTTATATATGCACAATCAGCCATTTGcactgcaaatttaattaattgatcATCTACTTAAGAATGATGATGAATCCACACATGAGATGTACGTTTTTCTAATCTTCCCGAGAAACACATGGTGAAATAATGGCATGGGGTGCGTTTGTGTGCAAGGTGATCCTAAATTCTAATTGGAGGCTATAATTTTCATTGCTACATtaattcatatgaatatatgtctGTCAGCATGCAATAACATTGTTCTGGGACATGTGAGTGTTGctcaatctcaaattctcaatgACTTTTGGTAGGTCTGAAAATCATAAATTTCATACCAATACCATAAATCCATTGCATTTCTTGTTCTGGGACAGGTGAGCTGCTCAATCTCAATAACTTTTATGTTACCCTCATACATTTTCTTATTCGATCATGTTTCATGCTGTTCTATGTTGTTAAAGCTTTAGTAGATGCCTTCAGCATTAGTATGTGCACATTCGGTGATGTTTGCAAATTTGGTATCAGTCTTGATTCCGAATATTTACCTTGCGCTATGTTTGTATGTAATAGATAATCATAGATATTACAATGACCACTTTAAACCAAGCAGATCGATATGCACACGATACCAATGTATGGAACCAGAATGAAACAGTCATCAATAAGTTCTCAGTACAAAAGCAAATTTGCCTTCATGCACATTCAGCCATTTAATTGCATTGTAAAATGATCAGATACTTAAAATGGTGGACATAAACTACTTTTCTAAAAAAACACAGGGTAAACTAAGGTTGGCTTAATTGGAGGCTATAAATTTCAATCCTAAATAGACtcatgtgaaatatatatatacacctgTCGATAATGATATTGTTTAATCTCAGTGACTTAATAGGTATGAAAATCATAAATTCTATACCAATGCAATAGATCTTTTGTAGTACCACACTTAAGTGAGTTGTGGGAGAAAACATGTTTTGGAGGGAGATTCAAATATGGCTCTAATGAACATACAATATATATAatcttaaaatttttttttttttttttgccaaataATCTTTAATTTGTTTGGAAAGCAATTTCTTTCCAGCACACAAAGAATCAATGGCACATATCCAGTCCCATAATCAATTGGCTTTCTAACTCACAAGTCACAATTGCTTAGCTTTTAATAATTTGTCAAAAATTATTGTACGTATATACAAGTGAAAGAGAAGAGAAGGTACACATGGATGCAGGCACAGTTTGACCAAAACCCAATTGAGTTTTGCCAACCACCATTGCACAAACGCCGTATGAAAATGAATACtatctgtttggctccaaaaccagctggtgtgcaaacagtctcttttggacgagtggttgcgcaggcgtgccagcaccgcggggtgcagtcgttggggtagtcccgtgacctgacttcttcttcaagcgctgtggacgaggagagcaccaacctcgtcacagggttcttttcttgcccttcggaaaaggacttctttgccttacgcgggtaagggctttggttgtggtctctttgcgttcactgaatcgatacttagtgttgtagactaagcagagcaatcactgggaagttgagagaagcacgggtttgctaaagcgtgactctagcttcgctgggttgcgagggcgttacccttgcttcgctggaagtaacaatGGCGGTTGcgctcgcagtcggctcctggggagactgggactggaagtacggtcgccgggttgatctggtgaggctgacagtcggctcgcgaggagactaggactggcaggcggtcaccgggtttcaacgaggttgagggtttgctccggggaggctttgtaatcgctgggattgattgattcgaaaGACGTCCTTTTCTGTATCGtgtttagcctctatatataggctcaTTGTAGATTCACTTCCCTAATGGGAATGGAATACTATATCTTGgaccacagttattggccttgaattaAATCACAACTCTTGATAGCATTGATACTATTATGGGTGATAACTATCCTCTTTTATCGctgctagaatataggcaaggaTTAATTGCCTCTGTGAAAATCCTCGATACGATCGCTGGATGCGAGCATTAGGATACTCACGTATTAATTGCGAATATATCTTTATGCTCCCACAAGCGCTCAATTAAGGACGATACTTTCTTATGAAACACGGGATGAGCAACACCACATCCCAAATCCGTATAGTcccatttttgggccgcaggtatcggcccactaGCTCAAACCCACTAAAAgattttgccaaaattacttttgggctcaaacactatCTCCTCACTTCTTGATTCTGAGACCTTATTCATGATTGTTTCATTCTGATTCCATACATTGGTATCGTGTGCATATCTACTTGGTTTAAAGTGGTCATTGTAATATCTATGATTATCTATTGCATACAAACATATAGCGCATTAGCCCAAGGTAAATATTCAGAATCAAGACTGATACCAAATTTGCAAACATCACTGAATATGCACATACTACTGCTGAAGGCAGATCTAAAGCTTTAAAAACATAGAACAGCATGAAACatgatagaaaaataaaaaatgtatgAGGGTAACATAAAAGTTATTGAGATTGAGCAACTCACCT
This portion of the Rosa chinensis cultivar Old Blush chromosome 1, RchiOBHm-V2, whole genome shotgun sequence genome encodes:
- the LOC112172472 gene encoding ubiquitin carboxyl-terminal hydrolase MINDY-1, whose amino-acid sequence is MASSSEEPPQQPQSVKDCLYKTKLIQFLDRTAPIVLQNDNGPCPLLAICNVLSLRNNLNLSADTTEVSQEKLLTLVAERLIDSIDNKDAVADAIDLLPRLATGINVDIKFTRISDFESTPERAIFDLLDIPLYHGWIVDPVLNETANAIESKSYNTLMGELVAMETQSMTATLGVPSPSLSKTRYLVESPHSASSDEPKVIKAGDREEEAELLMALQMSMGELSTSVGDPECSNSHQSELSVQQGELIRTFLKNNASQLTYYGLFCLQDGLKEQELCVFFRNNHFSTMFKINGEVYLLATDQGYLNQHDLVWEKLNEVNGDTLFMTGNFKEFKVDNQSHENWTTADYLASIDSAASAGFDINSDLQLAIALQQQDNCSGNSTKLDDGEKSGLVLTPPQVLEGSKKKTVLVNFMEYCRAMVREPDHVMSFMLAELDTSGSLDEQLRLVVKGRFLPKKFGAILRKYVNQYVICFACRRTDTRLSKENRPKYHLICEWCCASRSVAPIKAGFVAKVGNRNSAA